One window from the genome of Chiroxiphia lanceolata isolate bChiLan1 chromosome 15, bChiLan1.pri, whole genome shotgun sequence encodes:
- the SMIM3 gene encoding small integral membrane protein 3, translating into MDLPELTGPAALPKHILDVWVIVLIILATILVMTALVLCPATAVIIYRVRTHPTRNGIV; encoded by the coding sequence ATGGACCTCCCGGAACTCACAGGTCCTGCCGCCCTTCCCAAGCACATCCTGGACGTCTGGGTCATCGTCTTGATCATCCTGGCCACCATCCTGGTGATGACGGCGCTGGTGCTCTGCCCGGCCACCGCCGTCATCATCTACCGCGTGCGAACTCACCCCACGCGCAACGGCATCGTGTGA